From Aspergillus luchuensis IFO 4308 DNA, chromosome 2, nearly complete sequence:
TTCTTGATAAGGCGTTCTGCCAGTTATCCGGACCGTCGATCTTTGACTATTTGCGGAATTTGTTTGCTGCATACAAAGGAGTGTCTTGATAGTTGATAGAGATGAGGCTGTATATTCAATTGTTATGGATTTCATAGCATTTGATGCCGAGATCAGGGACCAAAAGCATCAGCGGATAAGTATTTAAGCATGTTTTGGCAGGTCTCCACTTATCACTTGTCTAGACACAACACACTACGTACTACTGGTACTCCACTGCACCAACGGAGCAGTCACAATCTGACATGAGAAGAAATATatgaaatagaaaaagaaaaagaaaaagaaaacgggAGAGCGGAAAATGATgcactacggagtacttgcAGCACAAATGGCATCGAAAACATAGATCTAGCGGTACTGCCACATAATACAGCAGCGTAACAAGACGTAATCCGTTAGATTAACTGGCCAGTCTCGGAGATGAACTCTGCTTCCAGCGAAATGGGGGCCAATCTATCTCCAGGTCTCCGCATATCAGAGAGCGGCTAAAGCCCCCACCGAACTAATAGAAAGGAGCCCTATCTCCGATTTGACATGGGCCAATACACTAGCAACATGGAGAAAATTCAATTTTCAATTGAGCTAAGTAGAGGTACGTGCACCAGCAATAAGTTCTGCATCATGCAGCAACGGCTTCGATAATGCTATCCTGCAAGCTCTCTGTATACGTGTGCACCTTGTTAATCTTCAGCCCTGCGCTCTGTAACAGCTGATTCCACTGTTCCTGAGTTCGCTCCCGAGCGCCCAAGGCCGCCATCATGAGCATGTCTAATTGTGCCTGCTGCCAGTGAACGCCAACATTAGGCAGGACCATGTCATCAATCAGAATGTAAGAGTCTGGGGCCATAGCATCCTTAATATTCTGCAAAATCTCCACGCACTTGTGATCTGGCCAATCGTGGAGGATATTCCGCAAATAGTAGAATTTCGCTCCTGTTCTCATGTCAATGATTGTATACTACAGGGTAAGCGATGGGAGTTGGGAGAGGTCATACCTTTGACTGGCTGCGGAGTGAAAAAGTTATAAGCCATGAACTCTACGCCAGGATGCTGCGTCGCGTTGGCCGTGGTCGGGGCCAGATCCTGAACAATCACTCGACCTTCGAGTTGGCTGTACTTTTCCCGAAAGGAAATGGCTTGCTGGCCGAACCCTCCTCCAATATCCACGAAAAGGGCTCGGTCAGCGCTTGTTTCGCTGGCCTTTTCGGAGGCTGGGAAGACATCCAAGAAGGTAGGCATGCCAAATCGGTTGGCCTGCATGTGTTCATTGAAGAATGCCAAATTCTCAGGGTGTTCCTGCAGCCATAGAAACGCCGGTAATTCCGTGTTCATGACTCTCTGGAAAGGTGTCTTTACATTGTCTTGAATATCGGGGTATCCGTTCTCCTTCAGGAAGGCTGGGAGatcttggatggatgggccgGCATTATTGAAGCTGCATTACAAGGCAGTTAATAAATCAAGTCCCTTGTGAGAGTTGGTTAAGGGTATTACATACAGATGGCCAACAGCAGCTTGGAATCCACGCTGGGAAAAGGTTCTAGAGATGTTGGACGCAGTGAACGTATCCTTGGCAACCTCCTGGACTGCGTGATAGGAAGCCAAATAACGCAGTAACCGGCCTTGTTCGGTTAGCACCGAGCTCTTTCACTTGTGAGGGAATTACATACCCGTGAACACTGGATTGGCTCCTGTGCTCTCACTCAGCTGGTCCACAGTGAGGGGGCCATCGGCCTGTGTTAATAGCTCGAATAGCTTTAGATCGATGGCGGTGCGGATACAAGCCAGTTGCATATTCTGGTGAGGGGATATCCAGTTAACTACACATGGCTTAGCCAACTGCAGGAGCGGGTGCATACGTAGAAGGTAAAGCGCTGAACAGTATCATCTGGAGATTCGATAGAAGCATACAGCTTGCTCAGTGAATCCAAGATATCCTTTCGTGTTTTCTCATCACCGGCCTTGGCCTGTCTCCGGACTTCTTCCACTAGGGCCTCCATGGTTTTCTTTGCTCGTTCGTATGTTGCTGGGTTTCAAGTCACTGACGGACGCTGAATTTGAGAACCAATGGGGTGATATGAGGCATGAGTAGGGCAGGATTGTTACTACTATTTAACTACAGGGAAGATCACACTGGACACAAGGTGCAAACATCACATTGGGCATCCTTGATACTGGGTTTGTGctagaagacaaagaaaaaaccTCTGGGCGGTTAATGTCAATTCCGCCTCCAGCAACCTACGTTTGGATTTCCAGGGGGGCCCTACGACTTCTCTAGTAGACTAAACTCCAGTAAACTAAGCTTAGATTTGTATGGTGGAGCCAATTTGGGGGCTGCTGCAGCACTGAAGCCCTGGTCCACATAGGGTAAGTCGCTCCCTGCCATGGAGGGCCGCTTTCCACCGCAAACGATAATACAGACGGGATAAACTGATCGACGGCTGGTGGGGACCCTAACCCACAGAGAGCAATCACGCTGAGCCATCGCAGCCTTTGAGTTGGCCGCTCGGCTACACAAATCCCCAAATTCATACTAATTTCTGACGGGCGGAGCCTTAGACCAAGTCTGTTCACGTCTCGCGTTCCAGTTGCATGTCTCCGGCCAGCGCAGCCACTCGAATCACACTAACTAACTGGTCAGTACCTGTCGGCAGAGGACAAACATCTTGCTAATAAACTAGTGAGAAATCGTACAGAAGTGTCAGCCATACGCATTGACTGCCGATAATCTCAGTAAGGTGGCTAACTCCAGATGTGGTAATATTCTTTCGGCTATCCCGTACCCTAAACATGTTCCCAGCAGGTACTTCTCCTCACTTTGGCCCCCAGACAGGTACAAGATTGTACATGAGTCCGATACAGCCACAGGTCGATCGGGCTCACTACCACTAAATGGCGAGGTTGACTGCATATTCCAGCTGCACGTCTACGCCTGTGGGGGCGTCTTATTCATGGATGCATGCTTATATGCGTGAAAACCCCTCCTTTCGCTATGATGACAAGCCGAGCCCATATCAGTCGCCCCTACCAGCCCCAGTCGCgaagcagaaagaaaagcattCAGCATGAGTGCACCACCGGCTGGCGGTGATCAGAATCGCGGCCCTGCTCTGGTGGCCATTTACTGGGCCGAGACATCTTTCGCCATTCTGGCGGTCGCATTGCGACTCTATGGCCGGAAACTAATCAACGGCTTTGGCGCTGATGACTATATGATGGTCTTCACCCTGGTACGCACACCAGTCCCTTCCTATAGCCCGCATCCAACCATACTAACATgtatctcctcttccccttcttcagctcctcttcatcactcTAGCTGCATTTGTGACCTACCTCGCCGACAAAGGAGGCTGTCGGCATCTGTACTACTTAACAACCGACCAACAACTCCTAGTCGTGAAGTTTAACTGGATCACTCAAGTATGGGGGATTTTCGGCTTCGCGACCGGCAAGAGCTCAGTGGCTCTACAAATCAAGCGAATCCTGGGCCCAAATGATAACTGGATGAAATGGCTCTTATGGTTCCTAATGCTCTCTACTACCATCTTCTGCGGGTTGGACTGCCTCTTCGGTATCGTGCAGTGTGATCCTCCCCGCGCACTATGGGAGCCTTGGATTCCTCATACCTGCTGGAACACAAATGTACAAGCGAACTTTGCGATATTCATATCAGGTATGTTGCCAATATTATCCCATGAGGCCATCTTTGCCATTGGACTATATGACTGATATCACTGCCCTACAGCATGGAACGTGCTGGTAGACCTTGTCCTCGCTGCTATCCCCATCCCGATTATCTGGCGGACGAGTCTCACCCTCAAGCAGCGGATTGCTACCTGTACCCTTCTCGGGCTTGGTCCATTGTTAGTATTATATCAATTATCCCCGGTATTCTGATCAATCATAACTAACTTCTTTATTCTAGAGCTGCAGCCTTCGGCCTCGTCAAAATCCAATACCTCGCTGGACTGAAAGAGCGTTCTGACCTGACCTGTACAgcccccccttcttcccaacCTCCCTCTTTCATCGCAGCGGTTGCTAACTCCGACTCCTCACAGGGCAAACATACAACCTATACGTCTGGTCCGGGTCCGAACTTTTCGtgatcatcatctgcggCTGCGTGCCCCCGATGCGTCCTATATTCACGACGCTGTTTGGACAGAACAAGAGCCAGTTTACAGGCTACTATGACTCCTCCTCCGGGTATAAGCGCCGACAGAATTACAAACTCAGTACCCTGGGATCGTCGCAGCCGGTCCAGAGTCAGGATGAGGATACCGAAGCGCTGCATTCTCGGGTAGAGGGGACCGGATCACATCTGCCTAAGTCGCGTTTTACTGAGGGAGGGATTTATCGGGAGGTTAATATATCGATAGTGGAGGGGCCTAAGTGATAacttgtatatattataattgatTCATGATATTAGTGTATTGTTATTATGGATTCCCTTATCGATCTAGGAGCCTTTGCTTGTAAGGTACTCACTTTCCTCCTTGAGAAGACAtgatatagtatagtatagtatatattacaCATCTACTCCCGCTCCCCAAAATCCAATATACTAACAGATACATGTCGAATAATAGTAAACGCTGAACATTCAAATAGACCAAGATACCCAAGTACTCGGCCTCAAAGCGCTTCACGAAGCTCCTCCACCTGCGAGACATCCTCCACAAAGATAGCGCCATACTCTCTCATAATCAggatcctctcctccatatTCATGGCGAAACCGATTCTCATAAAGTCTCTTGGCATTTCGCTGGGATTCGCAAACCTCAACACCCACACGCCTACACCATCCGCCGGCCACCCAAACACCAGcactttcttttcttcctccgtcatctctcccccctctAGAATTGCCTCAAGCTCATCCTCCCGACTCGGCCACCACGTCGCCCCAGTCCGGCGCAAGAGCTTACAGAACctgtcctcctcatcggcacTGGATGCGCGCTGCACGGCCTGAAAGCGCGGAAGCGAGAGGAAAAGCAGGTCAACCAGGTCGGCGTTCTTAATGAGGACGCCACCGGTGAAGGGGTACCCATAGACAAGGCATCCTCCGGGGCTGAAGACGGTCCGTTCCGTTGtcgggagaggagggtttaCGGGGCACGAgcagtcgtcgtcgtcctgctcctcgtcgtcgAGTGGGAGTCGTCGGCCCACGATCGGGAGGCGGTCCACGTTGATGGGGAATACGCGGCCGATGGTTTGGGCGCagacgaaggagaggaagctgGACACGGTTGCTCGACTGAACCTGGGTTTGATAAGTCCAGCAGGTGAAAGAGAATCGGTAGGGAAGACGCagtgaggggaagggaagatcaCGTGGCGCAGGCCCGAACAGGCAGCGACATTTATAGTAGCATCAAGCCATGATTGCTCCCTCCAAACCTCATCCGCACCACTACAGAGGATCTCAAAAATTACAACATAATTTTTTTCAGGCACACTGCCAAGACATTAGCGCGGGTAGATAATTAAACGTTCAAGGCCTAGTATAGATATTAACCTTAACCGATGATGACATATCCAGAAAGTATTACCCATAAAATACATCATATATCTCATGCCGAGAATTCTCCTGTCTTGGTAAGGTAAGACTTATCATCAAATAAAGGCTAGTAGGTTCTATACTAACTGCATACCAGTGCCAaagactttaataatattagtatgtTCAATTAAAAAATGATACTAGAGTCTTGGCAGTAAGATTCGGAAATAATAGTGATGTGTTTGTTGGTTAAGCTGAATTCGAGATCGACAATCTGGTTGAGGAGCGGGAGGTGGGTTT
This genomic window contains:
- a CDS encoding uncharacterized protein (COG:S;~EggNog:ENOG410PH44;~InterPro:IPR001077,IPR036388,IPR016461,IPR029063, IPR036390;~PFAM:PF00891;~go_function: GO:0008168 - methyltransferase activity [Evidence IEA];~go_function: GO:0008171 - O-methyltransferase activity [Evidence IEA]), producing MEALVEEVRRQAKAGDEKTRKDILDSLSKLYASIESPDDTVQRFTFYNMQLACIRTAIDLKLFELLTQADGPLTVDQLSESTGANPVFTGRLLRYLASYHAVQEVAKDTFTASNISRTFSQRGFQAAVGHLFNNAGPSIQDLPAFLKENGYPDIQDNVKTPFQRVMNTELPAFLWLQEHPENLAFFNEHMQANRFGMPTFLDVFPASEKASETSADRALFVDIGGGFGQQAISFREKYSQLEGRVIVQDLAPTTANATQHPGVEFMAYNFFTPQPVKGAKFYYLRNILHDWPDHKCVEILQNIKDAMAPDSYILIDDMVLPNVGVHWQQAQLDMLMMAALGARERTQEQWNQLLQSAGLKINKVHTYTESLQDSIIEAVAA
- a CDS encoding uncharacterized protein (COG:S;~EggNog:ENOG410PWZ5;~TransMembrane:7 (o18-37i49-69o89-106i127-149o175-197i209-229o249-268i)) yields the protein MSAPPAGGDQNRGPALVAIYWAETSFAILAVALRLYGRKLINGFGADDYMMVFTLLLFITLAAFVTYLADKGGCRHLYYLTTDQQLLVVKFNWITQVWGIFGFATGKSSVALQIKRILGPNDNWMKWLLWFLMLSTTIFCGLDCLFGIVQCDPPRALWEPWIPHTCWNTNVQANFAIFISAWNVLVDLVLAAIPIPIIWRTSLTLKQRIATCTLLGLGPLAAAFGLVKIQYLAGLKERSDLTWQTYNLYVWSGSELFVIIICGCVPPMRPIFTTLFGQNKSQFTGYYDSSSGYKRRQNYKLSTLGSSQPVQSQDEDTEALHSRVEGTGSHLPKSRFTEGGIYREVNISIVEGPK
- a CDS encoding uncharacterized protein (COG:S;~EggNog:ENOG410PU2J), translated to MSWHGADEVWREQSWLDATINVAACSGLRHVIFPSPHCVFPTDSLSPAGLIKPRFSRATVSSFLSFVCAQTIGRVFPINVDRLPIVGRRLPLDDEEQDDDDCSCPVNPPLPTTERTVFSPGGCLVYGYPFTGGVLIKNADLVDLLFLSLPRFQAVQRASSADEEDRFCKLLRRTGATWWPSREDELEAILEGGEMTEEEKKVLVFGWPADGVGVWVLRFANPSEMPRDFMRIGFAMNMEERILIMREYGAIFVEDVSQVEELREAL